TCCTGCCATTATTACTCTGCTCTGTCCCTTCATTGCCAGCCCAGCCTGTGCATCTGCAGAATCACCAACTACTCATCATGTCCACCTTTCCCCATGCAAAGCTGTGCCCCGTGCTTCCGCCTCAGAGCAGGGACAGCTTGCTGCCCTCCCCAGGAGCCCACTCGCTGCCCTCCCCAGGAGCCCACTCGCCAGCCTCCTTGGGAATCATTATGCAGAAGGATGTCATACACTCACCCTGCCCTCCCCAAGATGGCATTTACACAGAGCACAGAGACTGACCTTTCATTCAAGCCGAGTGAATGAAAAGATCCTCTGTGACGGCAGATGGGCCAGCCCAGAGAGCAGTGCCCTCCAGGCCTTCCCCAGTCTAGGTACCAAGGAAACACCCCATCCGGCCACcagagccccgccccgccctgtcCTTGATGTCACTGTTAGAGTGCCAGCAGGGGGGGAGCAGGCAGGAATCAAGCAGGTCCTCCGGCTGGGCAGTCCCCAGGCCTCCTTGGGCTCCCTGGGCACCAGGTTCTGATGCCAAAGGATGATGGGAGTTGGACCAGCCAGGTGACAGAAGAAGGTCACGATCTTCTCTGATTTCCCTGAAAGACTAGGGGGCATTTTTCACTTCACTTTGCTTTGTCTTTGGAAACTCTTAGTACAGAGAAGAGTCTGCTCATAAAACATCTAAACGACAAGTCATTACACAAGACTGGACAACAACACAGAAAAAACGACTCCATTCCTGTGAGGAAAACCACTGATGGTTCTGACCCAGCTCTGGGGCTGAATTGCCAGGTGACTCTAGACAAATCCTCTCCTGTAAAAGCAGGGCACCTGGTGATTCACCTCTGAGGACCACCCAGTACAGACAGTATGTAGCTAATGCCAGGATTCTAAAGTAACTGCTTCTCCCTGGCTTTTCCCAGTCTCCCTAATTCAAATTATCATCAACACCCTACTCctttactgcattttattttgacCTTCACAGGAAAGTTTGCCCTGAGTTGCTCAATTGGGGGCTTCCTTTTCTTAGGAAACCTGTTGACTTGGCCAAAGGGACCTTTAATCCTTGCAGCATCTTAAGCCAAATGAATACACCATGTCAAGCGACAGGGTAGGAAAGTTCTTGGAGAGATTGTAGACAGGTCGTTTGTATCAATTCTCCCAGACGGCGGGGCACAGGGGACAGGGCTTCGCCATCCTCTATTAATTCCAAGATGCACATTTTTGGATCTCTGAAATCAGGACTTATCTCCCAATCAATGACATCGTATCTTTACTGTCGGTCTGAAGTGAAGGCAGGTGTTCCAAGAGATGACCACACTGCTTCCGCCAGCCCTTGGGGCCACCCAGCCTCAGACCACTTGGCATTAGATTCTCTGCTTGAGGTTCTTTCGGATCCCACTGACTGTGCAAATGCAGAAAGCAAACTTGCATGAGGACCACAGACCTGGGGCTCCTATTCTCAGGTGAGGATTTCTCCATCCTTCTACCCAGTGTCAAGGTTGAGACACACATGTTCCCTTGCCTTCCCTCTCTGCCCGGTGGCTTCGTTTCTCATCTACTCTCTCAGTGAGGGTGTcctagctttgtgtgtgtgtggggggggcgtCCCCTATTGGACTTTCCATCTtgggctttttttctttattttaaggtcataaaaaatgatacatcttttggggggagggtatagctcaagtggtagagcgcatgcttagcatacacaaggccctgggttcaatccccagtacctcctccaaaaataaataaataagtcaaccTAACTACCCTCCCCAAAATTGatacatctttttaatattaaggTGGATTTTTACAGCAAAGCCTCACTCTTTCTTCCCATAATGACCTTATAGAATCGGGCATCCTGGGTTTCAGTTTCATCTGTATCAACTAGCAATGAATGACCCTGAGTAAGTCATTTTCGCTCTCTGagtcaatttcctcatcagttaCATGGACATAaaagtaacaacaataataataccaCCTACCTTCCTGGCTCACCGAGTTCTCTCAAGGACCAATGACATAAATGCTTGTTAAGGGAAAAGTCCATGTAGATgaaaaggaacattttctctgtgcATTTAAAGTCCCTCCTTCAGCAGCCAGAAAGCACCAAGCTGACTGACTCTTACCCCTAGCTAACTCAAACATTACCCAAGACCTGCAAATCCGTAAGGCGGGAAGTGAGATGCGAACAAATCCATTATCACAGATCAATTATCAAGCATCTCCCCCAGGCCAGCCATCCTCCCTCTAGAGAAGGGTATGCTGAGGGGTATTCATTCTCAGTCGTTTTAACAGCTTCGCTGCCCTGCCAGCCACCCTCCCAGAAAACCAGGTTGCTGAGAGGAGGTGCAGAACGAATAACTAGCTAGCACTTCCGTGATTCTGGATTCTGTGAAGCAGGTGGAAGACTACACTACAGACACACACCCCTGCAGGATAATTCTAGTCGATGCCCCAGCAGTTGGCAACAGGTTTCAGCAAACCATCCAGGATGCATTACTGACTCGATTCTCGTGCTCAGAGCTTCAAGCTGGCCAAGACTTCCTCACTGCATGATCTGCTGAGCAGTTCCCCTGGGAAGTCCCCAGCGTCCCGGCGGAACACGGAGCCCAGGCTGTCCACGCTCCCACTCTCCAGCTGGAAGCTGCCCACCAGTTCCTGGAGCCACTGTAGGTCTGCCGAGAGCTCCTGCCTCAGAGCTTCAAACCGCACCTGCAGATGGTCCAATTTCCTGGCCATGCTTCCGAGGCCGTACCCTGTGGCCCGGATGTCCTCTCGCAGGAGCTTCTTCAAGGACTCCACTTTGCGGAACTCGTACCTGAGCTGGGACAGGTCGTGCCGGGCGCTTTCGCTCTCTTCTCGGTACCAAGCCTCCTTCTCATTGTAGATGGAGACCAGGGTCTCCACATCGTCCTGGATGGTGTCGTGGGCCCCTGCCAAGGCACGGCACCCCTGGTCCACCCTAGCCACATCCTCCACCACTCGGGCAAAACGCTCAAAGTTGACGTAGGTGTTGTTGGGGGGCATGCTTGAGTGGCATTTGAGGGTGTACTCTCTCAGGCGCTTGGTCTTCAGCTGGACGGGCTCTGCCTTCTGCTGTTCTGGGGTTCTGATCTCTCCTTTGGACTGGTGGGTGTTGAGACAGAAGGGCCAGAGTTAATTCGACGGCTGCTCCAAGGGCCGTCCAAGGTGCAGGCGGAAGGCACACGAGCAGCCTCTCTGCACGCGCGGCATGGGCCAGGCCAcaggaggacagggtgggatgAGCGCCCCCAAGGGCCGTAAGAAAGATTGAGGAGGACAAGGTGCTGCCGCACGCACACTTCAGGGCAGGGTGGTCTGCGGTCATTAGAGGGTCTCCACACGCATAGCATTTAGGGGTGCTGGCATAGACAAGCAGGCTAGAGCCAGGGTTCTGCAGGCATCCACTCAGAGGCAGAAGCACACAAGGCCATGGCtgatgggggaggctgggggcctcTCTCCTTCAGGGCCAGGcagctccctgggcctcagcaACACTCGGCACGCCGAGCAGGGAGGCTGCCCACAAGACTCCTGAGCTCTGTGTTCTGGGCCCACCCGGAACCTGGAGTGCCCTTGGCCTTGCCCATCCTGCAACAAGCAGATGAACATGGCCCTCCCTGCTCTCCATCTCCCATCGGCCTCTACCCCTTCTCATCTGCACCCTCGGATCATCCTCAGCCACCCCTCACTTAACAATTCCAGTGAACGAGAAGTCTGGTGACACCACTGGGAGCACGTATCTCATCAGTCAGCAGGACTAGGGCCGGAACCTGACTCCTCTCCTGACTCCCATGCTTCCAAAGTACTTTTCACTGGGACTTTACTGGGACTCGACGGCCAGGCCCTCTGAAAACCCAGCAGCCAGAAGCCCAGGTACAGAGCAGGTTAGGCGGGAAGTCGCTTTtgtgcccccaccctccccagcgaGAATGGAAGGAGCAGTGGCCTCTCTTCCCTGCCAGGCCTCCACCTCGTAGCCCACTCCCTGAGGTCTCCAGGTGCCGGGGGAAGCCAGTGACCGGTTTGAGTGTCATGCTTTACTCAGAGCCCCAGAAGTCAGAAAGAAGGGGCCCTGGTTACAAAGTTGAAGTTTTTAACTATCATCGGTTTTGCTCTACAACTGGGGAGTCCTGATTTCTGCTTTGACCATGATCGTGTTATGTCCTCCAACAAAGAACACTTTGTAAGAGGGGCCCAAAGAACAAGGATTTCAACTGAAGTTTGTGAAAGTTTCATTTTGTAAGTCACCTGAACCCGTGAAATAGAAACTTAAACCTGTAAATGTATTTCAGCAAGCCCAGACCCTTGGAAGCCTCCAACTAGCTTTCATGTGTGCCCGAGGGTCAGAGTTTCAAGAAAAGGCCTTTCTATGGGATTCCAGCATCTGGACGCCCCAGTCAGCCTTGACGACAGAGCAGGGAACTGCCTGCTCACTGCAACTCATCACCGTGCTCTTACCGTGATCCAGGGGTGACTGAGGGCCTCTTGGATCGTGAGCCGTTTCCTGCGAAGAGGATCAGAAAACAGTGATGACTCAGGAGAGGCTGAGAGCAATAGTCTCCATTCTTACTCTTCTTAGACCTGCCTTTCGCATTCTTTGACCACTGCCACCAAACTCGAATAATGCAGGATGCCGAGATGGATGGATAATTGGCTGCATTCCCTGCACTCCAGAGAAAGCGGTCCAGGCAGGACCCTTCAATGAAATGAGATCACAAACCCTCATGTCCAGTCCCAGAATTGAAGCACCCAGCACCACACTACAGGAGCGTCATAAATGCTCTCCATCGTGAAAGCTTTGGTGTCTGTTTTCCTATTTGTCTCCCAGGTCTCTTCTCTGCCCTTCCCTGCTCTGTACCCAGGTAAGGTGATCCCACCTAGCACTGCCCTTTGATGGGGAAATCAGGCCCCTGCATCTTAGAGGACCTCATTCTGACTCTCTCTGAAGCCTGTGGGACCAAGAGGACCTGGCCTTCTAGAGTCTGCAGACCTTACCCCAGCCTCATCCAGGCCATGCTCTGGGCACCCAGCACCCTACAACTCCCTGCCCCGTCGTCTTCTTTGATCCCAAAGCCCCAGGGCTTACACTGGGCTCTGAAGAACTGGTGAGACTAGCAGGTCTCCTATTCTCCCACTGTTCTGACCTCTCCCATCCTGAATTGGCTTGAAAACTCTGCCACTTTCCTTTTCAAATCCTCATTCCCGGGACCTTGGGGACAGACTGCAGAAGATAATGAGCCCTAGAGAAACTCAGGCTgccttaaaaacacacacacgcgcaaacacacacacacacagagttttttGCACTCCAGCaggcaaagaaagcagaaagactTGAGCAAATAAGATGAATGCCAAGTGTCAGGCAGCCCACACTCCTCAGCACCTGCCCAGAGTAGACCACCATGGTCAGACGACATGGTGGCCGCAACAAGGACAGATGGACACGTCTTTGGGAGAGGTGGCAGGAGAGGGTCAGTACCTGGGAAGCCAGTGCCTCTGCCTGTCCTCTTACCGGGTCTCTTTAACCAGAAGCTTCCGAATGAAGTCCTTGGCCAGCTCGCTGGTCTGGCTGAAGAATTCCTCGTCAAAGTTGTAACTCACTGCTGTGATATTTGCCAGCGTTTCCTGCTTCGTGTCTCCGAGGAAAGGGGATGCTCCACTCAAGCTGAGCACAGAGAGAGGGGACAGGTTACTGTAGGAAAGTAGATGGAAGTAGGGGTGATGGGCTGGGGGAACCCTGACTTGTACTGTTGCATTAGGGTAGGAGGCTCTCCGCTCCCTGCTGCCCGCTCTGGGCGACAAGTCAGCAACCTTTTCAACTGAGTCTAATTCAGTACACATTATGGAGCTCCTAATAAGTGCCTGGCAAAGACAAACTGTGCCTTCAAGGGACTcgaaagaggaggggagagaaacacAGAGCCCCGGCTCTTCATAATCTCCAGCAGAACACAGACTAAAACAGAAGGCCAGACAAAGAACTGGGGGAGCACAGGACAGAGGGGAGGCCCAGTGCAGGCTTCGTGGGAGAGCTGTGTCCTGAAGAAGGAAGAGGTTGTCAGCCATCAGAGAAGGAGACGGAAGGTCTTCTGGGCCAAGGGAGCAGGCAAAGCCTGAGAGAAGCGGCAATAGTTGGGCCACAAGGGACTGGAAGTGTGTGTGAGGTTCTACTGCAGGGTCTGCCAAGGATGCGTTGTTCCAATGGTGACTCCTGAATCAACTGTCTTCTGACTCATATTCCAGATGTGCCACTGTCCCAGAAGTCCCTGGGCCCTAACCTCCCTCCACGCGCTCCCTGCCTTGATTAGTGACATCACTTCACAAACGTATCCAAGCTAGGAACACAGCAGTCACCTCTGACTCCTCCTGCCACTCCCTCACCACATCTAACTGGTCAAAAAGCCTTAAGGGTCCCATTTACTAAATACCTCTTACAGGTCACCCCTATCCCCACTGAAACTTTCCTGGCATAGTGAAAGCAAGGTACACTGGaaaaaatctgttatttcaatcctgggtttgaatcccagctctgcccctcatgTGTGAACCTCTGAATggcagtttcctcgtctgtaaactgaagaaaataaaagtccccACCTCACATGATTGTTGTGAATAAACCGATATTAGATGTTGAAGAAGAAATATATAGAGAATGTTCCGTGCAATCCTGGCCTGAACTAAGAGCTCAAGGATTGATGGCCATTATTACTGTCATTGTTAGAATGCACAGAACCCTCTATGACTCCCCATTCTCTACAGAATTGCATCTAAACTCCTGAGCAAGGCAGCAGAAGTTGGTCCCTACCACATGCTTGGTATATTTCACCACACTTGCCACTCTCGCTGTTCCTTCCTCAACCAGGACAGCCCTTCCTTCCCGTCCCACCTGGAGAGTGAACCTCACAGCCCAGCTCAGATCTCTCGGAGCTGCAGGCAAGCAGGGTGGACTCTCCGCCTGTAGTATcctgagtgcctggcacagtgcccaCTATGGAGCAGGCAGTCATAACCTGTATGGAATTCAATGAACTAGAAGGCGGCTGTGTGCCTAAAGACACTGGAATTCCTTAATATTTCACTATGGAAACGAGAGTTCTGAAGATACCCAGGTTTCAAGAAGCAACGTCTGAATATTCCAGATCTAATCTGGAACTATATAGCAATGCCTCAAATTCTCTCTGCATCAAATTCCTCTAGggcttaaaaaaatactgatgctcaGACTACGCCCCTATTTTGTGATTCTGATTTCACAAATCTGAGGTGGGGTCTGGGACatggtacattttaaaaggtCTGATGTTCAGCCAGGGTTGAGACCCTCTGCCACAACTCTGGGGTTAGGGAGTGGTCTACCACATGCACAGAGCTCCTAGTCCAAGGAGGAGTGGGCCTGCATCCCCTCTAGCTGTGGGCTGGCTCTTACCCAGGGTGccataaaaatagcattttgcAGGGGTGCTGTGAGAGGAAACAGTTGGGAAGGACTGACGAAATGAATACCAACTAATCTGCCCTGTCTGTGCCTGAGCAGCGCTGGGAAATTCGCACGTCAgcttatttaaccctcacaacacaTCCGTGGCAGGAAGTTTGCGATTCCtatttttctgatgaggaaaaCAGGCCCAGAGGCTAAGTCTCTGCCCCAGGCCAGGGAGATGGAAAGTGAAAGATCCAATCCCCGGTGTAGGAAATCTCTGCTTAAGCAACGTAATACTTCAGAGACAGGAAAGAGAGGCTCcgggggaaaggagagagagagaaggtgagaaGAAAAGGGGTcttgggaaagggaggggaaaaggcagaaaagaagaGGCGGGATCAGGAAGGGCATGGCAGCTTGAGGGCTGCCCCAAGGCTTCAGAGTAAAAACGGACAATCTCACAGGAAACCTCAGTCTGGGTCAGGCTGGGCGGTGGACCCCCAGCCACAGGAGGGATGCAGACACAGGCTGTGCAGGATGGAGGGCCACAGGCTGCTCTCCTGGGTTCCTGCCCAACCCCAAGCCCAAGGTCAACTGTACGAAATGGAACTGAGCTGAGAGCACTTCGCCTCAGGTTTGCTGTGTGGATCTGACGTATCTGGTCATGGTGGGCACTCAGGAAATGTCGgtcggtctgtctgtctgtctgtctgtctgcctgcccctctcccatccctcccGCTTCCCCCGGATCTGAGCTGGGTAGGATCAGCGCCCGGGATCAGTAATACTTACAGGATGTAGGTGATGACGCCAATGCTCCTGTAAGACAAAGAACAGCCAAGTCAGGGCCGTCAGGCTCTCATCCCAGACCAGCGAGGGACTCCCCACATGGTTCTCAGGGCCCCTTCACGGCAGCCCCCGAAGCCGTCTCGACgccgctccccaccccaccccgcccctcagCAGCAGCCGAGGCCTTGTTCAGAGTCATCAAGCTCTGGACACTGCGTCCGAGAACCCGAGTTCAAGATCAGATGCCTGCACTTGCAGGCTGCCGTGATCACCTCTGGGTCTCTCTCTCCTCATTAAGTGAGGATAATGTTAACTACCTCATAGGACCGCTGAGggcattttagaaaattaagtcACCAAGGTGCTCAGACAACTGTCAAGCACTTTTCAAACAAAACGAGTCCCATCTGGGCAGAGACTCAATCACTGCGGTCTCCCCAGGCCCAGCATGGAGCCTGGGACGTAAGAGGCTCCCAGGGATCACTACTTGGTTGACTGACGGAATGAACTATTGTCACTACTAGCCTCATCACGCCTGCACCGCCAGCCTCACCTCGCCCCTTGTCCTCTGCCTCGGCCGTGCTCTGACTGGCCTGGAGGAGCCAGAGGCTCTGGAAGGTGAGTGTGGAGAAAGAGATTTCCATGGTCAAGGGAGACGCCGGACGGAGCCAGGCTCTGGGCCACCTGGCTGGCCTGTACAACTTACCACATGTCAGCCTCCAGTCCCAGGGGCTCATAGTTCACAATTTCTGGAGCTGAAAGAAGCCATATTGAAGATTCAGCAGGAGTATGAAAATGAGAAGAGATGATTATAGGGAATTTTAGGGAATTTGGTGCCAAATGTCTCCATCCTGAATCCTCACTAAGGAAAATCTGGGAGGCGGATGGAGATAATCTGGGCCTAAGGATTTTGAGGAAGGAAGTTGCCTGTTACCCCGGCAGAAAACCTTCTTTCACAAAGAGGCTGGAGAGTGTAGAAGGGGGAATGCAAACAGGGACGCCtcgaaaaggaagaggagggtgaggagaggaagATGCTGGAAGGGTAACCGGGGAGAGCGGCAAAGCCTGCTATGGAACTCTCTGCTGGAAGGGGATGGAGggggaaagaaggcagagagggaactcacttggctctgagtctgtctGAAAGAGGGCACCGCCCACCCGAGGGGCAGGAGAGCATTCTGGTGGCCGCGGAGGGGATGAGCCTGTGATGAGCATGTGATGCCCAAGGGGCAGCCAAAGGAAGATGTCCAGGAAAGCTGGGTGtcgagggtggggtggggtggggtgggccagAGCCATCACATGTCACTGCACAGGTGGAAACACGAGCCGTGCGAAAGCTGCCCTGACCAGGAGAAGGTGCAGAGTCGAGGAAAGAAGACTCtatctgggagaggagaggacaaAATGCTGCCCAGAGATTAAGCCGACAAGCACTGGAAAACGAGTGTTGAATTTCACACTCATTGCAGTGCCCAGAGAGGACCGAGCATGGGATGTGGAGATAAGGGTGTAGATGACTCTAAAAAGGCTTGGCGAtgaaatggagaagagagagagggcaaTAACTAGAGACAGGAGAGAGATTGAGTCTGTTTAATCACAGAGATGGAGAGCAGGAAAGGCTAAGTTTGTTCACGGAGAACAATATCAAAACCACCACATCTATAGGATGTGCCCACCatcccaccctcccacctctccttACTTCCAGCCACAGGTAACCACTCTCCTAGCTTTGCTTCCTAAAAATGATGTCATACTGTGTGTGATCTACTGTCACCTGATTTCCCAGCCCCCTCAACATTATGCTTCTAGCATTCATTGAACGTTCAGCCATGGTCTTTCATCTTCATGGCTATGTAATAGTCCACTGTGTGAATACAGATCATCTTCTAATCATTCTCCTCTCAGTGATCATTTGGACgttttctgcttcttttattATTGGAAAAACATTGCTCTGAACTTTTCTCTACCTGTGTCCTGAGACACACATGAAAGACTTTCTCTAGAACAGTAAGTGCTGTCCACAGGCAAAAAGTCTGCAGACTGGCAATGGTCCAGACAAGATACATACAGAAATTGAGAGCAGGCATTTAGAGACTTGGAAGACGATTTGCCATTGTCGTGACACTCAAACTGTGAtcatttttctaggaatttatttttattgtatcttaCTGAAGAAGCATTCCAGGATAGACTTTTTGTCAAGTCTTTCACCCTTGAGGGTTTGAGAAGCACAACTAACTTTCCAGGGCTCATCTGCTTGATATACGTCTACACTTACTTCCGCcctctctgtgcttttgtttgtccagttttctgtgcttttcatcttctttcttgtcttctttttaaaatagtttttttgttaattttttattattattttttctccaaCTTCTATTTTTGTAACTGCTATCCTTGAGACTTTACTAAGGATATCAAACCATAAATCAAAATTTTGACCCACCTCTAACAATCCAAGAACCTTAGAACACTAATTTCAAGCACTCTGTTCTATCTAACATTATTTCCTTCAGTTTctagctgtcatttttttttaatctcacaatTAAaacttcatcatcatcatcatcattattttggGAAGAAAATAAGTTACATTTGCCTAATATTTACTGATTTCTTTCCTCCGATTACTTCTTGCATTGAGACCTCCCTTCAGACGTCATTTTCCTTAATTCAGAAGTACACCttttggaggagggtatagctcagtggtagagtacgtgcttagcatgcacaaggtcctcattcaacccccagtacctccatttaaaaaaaataaacctaattaccccctaccCCAAAAAAGAAGTATATCTTTTAGAAGTTCCATTAAGGAAGGTCTGCTGGAGgttagctgtttttattattttgtcttttttgttgttgttctttgttctttggggttttgggtttttgctttgtttttcctgaaatttttactCTCATTCTTGAAACATAATTTTCCTTGGTACACAAttaagggtttttaaattttccctCAGCTTTTTGGAGATAATCTTCTATTGGACACTGGCTCCCATTGTTGTTGTGAGAAGTATGCTGTCTGTCCAactattgtttttgtttattttttattttttgtaggtaatctgtcttctctctggctgctttttaagatcttctctttgtctctggtgCCCTAAAGTTTAACTATGATGTGTCTAGGTATGCATTTTCTCTTCTACATTGttctttctgtatctgtgaggcaggaagccccataaaaagaccggcaggacccttaggcagggccactgctctctTCCCAGCACTGTCCCGTTCCCAGGCCCACAgcctctatctcactttttgcctttaaagcggctaacttacacctagaattctattggttccctgagctcacttctgattggttatttccttcactcctgattggttattactctcactcctgattggttagtactctcactcctgattggttattactctcatttctgattggtccactttcctaacttctgattggtccatttgtagtacttcatttgc
This DNA window, taken from Camelus dromedarius isolate mCamDro1 chromosome 5, mCamDro1.pat, whole genome shotgun sequence, encodes the following:
- the DAPK2 gene encoding death-associated protein kinase 2 isoform X2 is translated as MCCPPGFCGQFAIVKRCREKSTGLEYAAKFIKKRQSQASRRGVCREEIQREVSILRQVLHPNVITLHDVFENRTDVVLILELVSGGELFDFLAQKESLSEEEATSFIKQILDGVNYLHAKKIAHFDLKPENIMLLDKNIPIPHIKLIDFGLAHEIEDGVEFKNIFGTPEFVAPEIVNYEPLGLEADMWSIGVITYILLSGASPFLGDTKQETLANITAVSYNFDEEFFSQTSELAKDFIRKLLVKETRKRLTIQEALSHPWITSKGEIRTPEQQKAEPVQLKTKRLREYTLKCHSSMPPNNTYVNFERFARVVEDVARVDQGCRALAGAHDTIQDDVETLVSIYNEKEAWYREESESARHDLSQLRYEFRKVESLKKLLREDIRATGYGLGSMARKLDHLQVRFEALRQELSADLQWLQELVGSFQLESGSVDSLGSVFRRDAGDFPGELLSRSCSEEVLASLKL
- the DAPK2 gene encoding death-associated protein kinase 2 isoform X1, with the protein product MRSSNMEMFKQQKVEDFYDIGEELGSGQFAIVKRCREKSTGLEYAAKFIKKRQSQASRRGVCREEIQREVSILRQVLHPNVITLHDVFENRTDVVLILELVSGGELFDFLAQKESLSEEEATSFIKQILDGVNYLHAKKIAHFDLKPENIMLLDKNIPIPHIKLIDFGLAHEIEDGVEFKNIFGTPEFVAPEIVNYEPLGLEADMWSIGVITYILLSGASPFLGDTKQETLANITAVSYNFDEEFFSQTSELAKDFIRKLLVKETRKRLTIQEALSHPWITSKGEIRTPEQQKAEPVQLKTKRLREYTLKCHSSMPPNNTYVNFERFARVVEDVARVDQGCRALAGAHDTIQDDVETLVSIYNEKEAWYREESESARHDLSQLRYEFRKVESLKKLLREDIRATGYGLGSMARKLDHLQVRFEALRQELSADLQWLQELVGSFQLESGSVDSLGSVFRRDAGDFPGELLSRSCSEEVLASLKL